The following nucleotide sequence is from Chrysiogenia bacterium.
CTCGCCGCGGACGTTGAAGCTCGTGTTGATGAGCACCGGGCAGCCGGTCAGTTCATCGAAGGCCTTGATGATGTCGTAGTACTCGGGGTGCTGCTCGCGGGTGACGGTCTGGATGCGCGCCGAGCCGTCCACGTGGGTGACCGCGGGGATCGTGCGCTTATTCTCGTGCACCTGGGCGACCAGCAGCATGTAGGGGCTGTCCTTGCCGCGCAGGTCGAACCAGTCCTCGGCTTTTTCGGCCAGCACCACCGGCGCGAAGGGGCGGAAGCTCTCGCGGAACTTGATCTTGAGATTCACCCGCTGCCAGTTCTCTTCATTGCGCGGGTCGGCGAGGATGCTGCGCCCGCCAAGGGCGCGCGGTCCGAACTCCATGCGCCCCTGCATCCAGCCCACCACGGCCTGATCGGCGATGAGCTTGGCAGTCTCTTTCACCATCTCTTCGGGCGAATATTTCTTGTAGGGAACGCCGAGTTCCTTGAGATAGGTCTCGATTTCCTCGTCGGGGTATTTGGGTCCAAGGTAGACGCTCTTCATGCCGCCGTTGCGGGGGTTGCCCAGCAACGAGTGCCACACGTACGCGGCCGCGCCGATGGCGCCGCCTGCATCACCGGCGGCGGGCTGCACGTAGATGTTCTCGAACTCGGTCTCGCGGATGATGCGGCCGTTGGCCACGCAGTTGAGCGCCACGCCGCCGGCCAGGCAAAGGTTCTTGCTGCCGGTCTGCTTGTGCAGGGTGCGCGCGATGCGCAGCATCACTTCCTCGGTAACAAGCTGCACGCTCGCCGCCATGTCCTTGTGGAACTGGGTGAGTTCGGCTTCGTCACCGGCGCGCGGGGGCTGGCCGAAGACCTTGTCGAACTTGGCGTTGGTCATGCGAAGGCCGGTCGCGAAGTCGAAGACCTTCATGTTCAGGTGGAAGGAACCATCGTCTTTGATCTCGATGATCTCGTCCATCATCTTCTGCGCATATTTGGGCTCGCCGTAGGGCGCCAGGCCCATGACCTTGTACTCGGCCGAGTTCACCTTGAATCCAAGATAATAGGTCAACGCCGAGTAGAGCAGGCCGATGGAGTGGGGGAAG
It contains:
- a CDS encoding carbamoyltransferase; the encoded protein is MNILGISAYYHDSAACLMQDGEVVAAAQEERFSRKKQDEGYPKLAVEYCLQEGGITYKDLDYVAFYDKPFVKFERLLTTYLATFPRGIRSYLKAMPVWLKDKLWVRTHIRDELPGFGGEILFGEHHQSHAASSFLMSPFEEAAICTADGVGEWTTTSLGYGQGTKFELTREIRFPHSIGLLYSALTYYLGFKVNSAEYKVMGLAPYGEPKYAQKMMDEIIEIKDDGSFHLNMKVFDFATGLRMTNAKFDKVFGQPPRAGDEAELTQFHKDMAASVQLVTEEVMLRIARTLHKQTGSKNLCLAGGVALNCVANGRIIRETEFENIYVQPAAGDAGGAIGAAAYVWHSLLGNPRNGGMKSVYLGPKYPDEEIETYLKELGVPYKKYSPEEMVKETAKLIADQAVVGWMQGRMEFGPRALGGRSILADPRNEENWQRVNLKIKFRESFRPFAPVVLAEKAEDWFDLRGKDSPYMLLVAQVHENKRTIPAVTHVDGSARIQTVTREQHPEYYDIIKAFDELTGCPVLINTSFNVRGEPIVCTPQDSFRCFMRTHMDALVMGSFILRKEEMPEQIEGEDWNQQFERD